A single window of Caldicellulosiruptor bescii DSM 6725 DNA harbors:
- a CDS encoding polymorphic toxin-type HINT domain-containing protein: protein MVRSKLSRLIAIVLLVAFIFNFILPTQQFALAKQAKQVESTFKTTTFERKYEIPKTRTKLGCFTDEIYKLYEKLKADIEANDIDKVKSDIKNIKKVLKEIRKSIVTELDKNSKILDKLNATKAKQRHNRFKSELEKKLNNFEVLFDKLDELLNRVKEYKGKDMELLRNKLQEIENILNPEQPQQPLGTLPHNNASLTPPKPAIGNEAAASGYSVAQQESLANVLPKTPVDADLAETAETKFTQEIKNLADSLKTPVRMYEFVKNNIDFEPYYGSRKGATGTLNQLAGNDYDQASLLIAMLRYKGIPSRYVKGIVEVPVEKVKNWTGAQTAEAAVKVLGSLGIPTESVVSGGAIVAVRFEHVWVEAYVPYDYYRGAGAMKGQKVWVPLDPSFKQYSVESGLDIKAVTKVTDEQIMDAFKVSGERDGETITKIDIEKMSSFMDEIKGKLQAYIEGNNLSNVDTNKLIGGKKIKPEKLGMLPITLPFKIVTVLAKTNTIPDASSEKIGFSIRGNEPFNLNFSGTYDFSIQFKAVELYGKKITLSWIPATHEDEEIINHYGGLFKTPAYMVQLKPQLKIDGRVVAEGKAAGFGNRQEFTIEIGHVGRTVEKITNTVTVGGFYSICFDFGKIDVKELDAIKERVSVIKDTVNEESIYTDQVMGEILNSAGKTYFAQLDAFNSIMARAMKVSSVRQVSEAMTGYSPTVKYIFNTPVEVTGGSFYIDVDHDVMGVVSLEGKKQSERGYMITSGVIASALEHGIHEQIFKLPSVSAVKILTEASNRWIPIYTIGKDNIDRINELDVSEHVKTDITNAVNSGKIVIIPQKEIRYYNWQGAGYIVLDPETGAAGYMISGGLAGGSAAIDVMVALVSLTTLAWAIFDVLQISCALIAATNPLLAIIFYSLFVISTINLIMTLETIILYWETRDYEYASQLFGELILNIATFGVFKVIEYLVPGIMTLFKTVKNQLDEIAQIAEQFGDEVAEVAARYGPDAIEAIKRYGPDAARVINNYGDSAVKAMARGIDPALIEKMDSLAVKVNKLEKFKILSREAALKVVEVVETIKDYLKTSVGRVFEKIRSVYRIEDELDLTTVDGCEFGLSRAKLKKKLIEEGMSEDSAEESLKFLEEGCFTGDTIVITKEGKKRIDEIKIGDFVFAKDVNTGKTAYKKVKQIYVKSAEEIVHIKVGDDEVKTTKSHLFFTDSGWWEAAEDIKSGDKIVTQDGIMKVVYEVEVEKLSAPVKIYNLNIEDYHTYFVGSSGLLVHNDCTPEETKLWGKWLDVAEKFKIIEKEGFGKLDEGRKSFTQELDNVLIGNSLSKEEFLEYIKRFVHDEKEQKLPSEVRKILLKIRSSIPKPDEDTVLIRVLSPDDVMLNKYYINAENPSVSGFIACAADLEDTKTCEELVARLRLDYKDSPFPDHNKLSDINYNEISCYILVFKTKDVDKIKIPVSKNMFEDISDEELANLGIRKEHFILFEEDEELAKRYLSKPFTGTGFTAAGAGYSEHISNDVMYQMKDKAIPEYFVQFENPLSLKDGAFLIEMRGNKNMKVIARYSEAEKRFIHFEE, encoded by the coding sequence ATGGTGCGCAGTAAATTATCAAGACTGATTGCTATTGTATTATTAGTTGCATTTATATTTAACTTTATACTTCCAACTCAACAGTTTGCTTTAGCAAAACAGGCAAAACAAGTTGAGAGTACTTTTAAAACAACGACGTTTGAGAGAAAATATGAAATTCCAAAAACCAGAACAAAACTTGGCTGTTTCACAGATGAAATATATAAACTGTATGAGAAGCTCAAAGCAGACATTGAAGCCAATGACATAGATAAAGTGAAATCTGATATAAAAAACATAAAAAAGGTTTTAAAAGAGATTAGAAAATCTATTGTTACAGAACTTGACAAAAACAGTAAAATACTTGACAAGTTGAATGCAACTAAAGCCAAGCAAAGACATAATCGGTTTAAATCTGAATTGGAAAAGAAATTGAACAATTTTGAAGTCTTATTTGATAAGCTTGATGAACTTTTGAACCGCGTAAAAGAATACAAAGGTAAGGACATGGAACTTCTAAGGAACAAACTTCAGGAGATAGAGAATATATTAAATCCTGAACAGCCCCAGCAACCATTGGGTACACTTCCTCATAACAATGCTAGCTTAACTCCACCTAAACCAGCAATTGGTAATGAAGCCGCAGCATCTGGGTATAGTGTTGCACAACAGGAGTCTTTGGCAAATGTGTTGCCAAAGACTCCTGTTGATGCGGATTTGGCTGAGACTGCTGAGACAAAATTTACACAGGAAATCAAAAATTTAGCTGATTCACTCAAAACACCAGTGAGAATGTATGAATTTGTAAAAAACAACATAGATTTTGAGCCTTACTATGGTTCGAGAAAAGGTGCAACTGGTACGTTAAACCAGTTAGCCGGCAATGACTATGACCAAGCGTCGCTCTTGATAGCAATGTTAAGATACAAGGGCATTCCTTCACGATATGTTAAAGGTATTGTTGAAGTGCCTGTGGAGAAGGTAAAAAATTGGACAGGTGCTCAAACTGCCGAAGCAGCTGTAAAAGTGCTTGGCTCTCTTGGTATACCTACCGAATCTGTTGTGTCTGGTGGTGCAATTGTTGCTGTTCGATTTGAGCATGTTTGGGTAGAAGCATATGTACCCTATGATTACTATCGCGGCGCAGGGGCTATGAAAGGTCAAAAAGTGTGGGTTCCTCTAGATCCAAGTTTCAAACAATATAGTGTAGAATCGGGTTTGGATATTAAAGCAGTCACCAAAGTCACAGATGAGCAAATTATGGATGCATTTAAAGTTAGTGGTGAAAGAGATGGCGAGACCATCACGAAAATAGATATCGAAAAGATGAGCAGCTTCATGGATGAGATTAAAGGGAAGCTGCAAGCCTACATTGAGGGGAATAATCTTAGTAATGTTGATACTAACAAATTGATAGGTGGCAAGAAAATAAAGCCTGAAAAGCTGGGGATGCTTCCTATTACATTGCCATTCAAGATAGTTACAGTACTTGCAAAAACAAATACGATACCTGATGCAAGTAGTGAGAAAATAGGATTTTCAATCAGGGGAAATGAACCGTTCAACTTGAATTTTTCAGGAACGTATGATTTTAGTATTCAGTTCAAGGCAGTTGAACTATATGGTAAAAAGATAACTCTTTCATGGATTCCAGCCACACATGAGGACGAAGAAATTATCAATCATTACGGCGGGTTATTTAAAACACCTGCTTATATGGTTCAGTTGAAACCGCAGCTGAAAATAGATGGCCGGGTTGTTGCAGAAGGTAAGGCAGCAGGATTTGGAAATAGGCAGGAATTTACAATTGAGATAGGACATGTAGGAAGAACTGTTGAGAAGATAACCAACACTGTCACTGTTGGAGGATTTTATAGCATATGTTTTGATTTTGGCAAGATTGATGTTAAAGAACTTGATGCTATCAAAGAGAGAGTGTCAGTCATAAAAGATACAGTAAATGAGGAAAGCATTTATACAGATCAGGTAATGGGAGAGATTTTAAATAGTGCAGGTAAGACATACTTTGCTCAGCTTGATGCATTTAATTCAATTATGGCAAGAGCAATGAAGGTAAGTTCTGTTCGCCAAGTTAGTGAAGCAATGACCGGCTACAGCCCAACTGTAAAGTATATATTCAATACTCCTGTTGAGGTAACAGGCGGTTCGTTTTATATTGATGTAGACCATGATGTAATGGGTGTTGTTAGTCTTGAGGGTAAAAAGCAGAGCGAACGAGGATATATGATAACATCAGGAGTAATAGCTTCTGCGCTAGAGCATGGGATACACGAACAAATATTTAAATTACCTTCAGTTTCAGCAGTAAAGATACTTACAGAAGCAAGCAATAGATGGATACCTATATATACTATAGGCAAGGATAACATTGACAGAATAAATGAACTGGATGTTTCCGAGCATGTTAAAACAGATATCACCAATGCTGTTAACAGCGGGAAGATAGTAATAATACCGCAAAAAGAGATAAGGTACTACAACTGGCAGGGAGCAGGTTATATAGTTTTAGATCCGGAAACTGGCGCAGCAGGATACATGATAAGCGGAGGGCTTGCAGGTGGTTCTGCAGCTATTGATGTTATGGTTGCGCTGGTTAGTTTAACTACACTTGCTTGGGCTATATTTGATGTACTGCAAATATCTTGTGCTTTAATTGCTGCAACCAATCCGCTTTTAGCAATTATATTCTATTCATTGTTTGTAATCAGCACAATCAATCTCATTATGACGTTAGAAACAATAATTTTGTACTGGGAGACAAGAGATTATGAATATGCAAGCCAACTGTTTGGCGAGTTGATACTAAATATTGCTACATTTGGAGTATTTAAGGTAATTGAATATTTAGTACCGGGTATTATGACGTTATTCAAGACGGTAAAAAATCAACTGGATGAGATAGCCCAGATAGCTGAACAATTTGGAGATGAAGTTGCTGAAGTTGCAGCAAGATACGGTCCTGATGCGATTGAGGCTATAAAGAGGTATGGTCCAGATGCTGCGAGGGTGATCAACAATTATGGTGATAGTGCAGTAAAAGCTATGGCAAGAGGTATTGACCCTGCGCTTATTGAAAAAATGGACAGTTTAGCTGTTAAGGTAAATAAGCTTGAAAAATTCAAGATACTATCTCGTGAAGCAGCTCTCAAAGTTGTTGAGGTAGTGGAAACAATAAAGGACTACTTGAAAACATCTGTGGGAAGAGTTTTTGAAAAGATTAGGTCTGTGTACAGGATTGAAGATGAGTTAGATTTAACAACAGTGGATGGATGTGAATTTGGCTTATCAAGGGCAAAACTGAAGAAGAAATTAATAGAAGAGGGAATGAGTGAGGATTCGGCTGAAGAATCACTAAAATTTTTAGAAGAAGGTTGCTTTACCGGGGACACAATTGTTATTACAAAAGAGGGTAAAAAGAGGATAGATGAGATAAAGATAGGTGATTTTGTTTTTGCGAAGGATGTCAATACAGGTAAGACAGCTTATAAGAAAGTTAAACAGATTTATGTCAAGAGTGCGGAAGAGATTGTTCATATCAAAGTTGGAGATGATGAAGTAAAAACTACGAAATCGCACTTATTCTTTACAGATTCGGGCTGGTGGGAAGCAGCTGAGGATATAAAAAGTGGTGACAAAATAGTAACACAAGATGGTATAATGAAAGTAGTATATGAAGTAGAAGTTGAGAAGTTAAGCGCACCTGTAAAAATTTATAATCTCAACATAGAAGATTATCATACTTACTTTGTTGGAAGCTCTGGATTGCTTGTGCATAATGACTGCACACCTGAGGAGACTAAACTTTGGGGAAAATGGCTAGATGTAGCCGAAAAATTTAAGATAATTGAAAAAGAAGGTTTTGGTAAACTTGACGAAGGCAGAAAATCTTTTACCCAGGAATTAGATAATGTTCTTATAGGAAATTCACTTTCGAAAGAAGAGTTTTTAGAGTACATTAAGAGATTTGTTCATGACGAAAAAGAACAAAAACTTCCATCTGAAGTAAGGAAAATATTGCTTAAAATTAGAAGCTCAATACCAAAACCAGATGAGGATACAGTATTAATAAGAGTTCTAAGCCCTGATGATGTGATGTTAAATAAATATTATATAAATGCGGAAAATCCATCTGTAAGTGGATTTATAGCGTGTGCAGCTGACCTTGAAGACACTAAGACTTGTGAGGAACTTGTAGCACGACTAAGGTTAGATTACAAAGATTCACCATTTCCGGATCATAATAAGCTATCTGATATTAATTATAATGAAATATCATGCTATATATTGGTATTTAAAACGAAGGACGTAGACAAGATAAAAATTCCAGTTAGCAAAAATATGTTTGAAGACATTTCGGATGAGGAGCTTGCTAATTTGGGTATTCGCAAAGAACATTTTATTTTATTTGAGGAGGATGAAGAGTTAGCGAAAAGGTATCTTTCCAAACCATTCACAGGGACTGGATTTACAGCTGCAGGTGCTGGATACAGTGAGCATATAAGCAATGATGTAATGTATCAAATGAAAGACAAGGCAATACCGGAGTATTTTGTTCAGTTTGAAAATCCCCTAAGTTTAAAAGATGGTGCATTTTTGATAGAAATGAGAGGAAATAAGAATATGAAAGTGATAGCAAGATATTCTGAAGCAGAAAAAAGATTTATACATTTTGAGGAGTAA